The Neisseria yangbaofengii genome contains a region encoding:
- a CDS encoding NAD(P)/FAD-dependent oxidoreductase — MSDRQALIIGAGIVGISCGLYLQKQGYRVTLADPGGLAGGASYGNAGVLAVSECLPLATPELIRQLPKLLLDKNSPLTLRWLYAPKMTAWFYRFLKAAKPQQVARAAEHLSLLLQHSATAHDELAQWADCRDRIRQTGWIKAFEHEHSFQAAKSDFRMMEKYGVRCDYLNAAALQAQQPNLAPIFKHAVNNSDCRQIINPGGYVRHLGEHFLQNGGRLLLTEIDALQVKNGTVQAACSQTEQYRADVFVIAAGAWSKKLSSDVGTYVPLDTERGYHIEFAADDTRLADAPVFWAEQSVVMSPGGGKLRVTSSVEFAGLQRRADFRKLTAQIADIRRSHRHSLGEVVGQWLGFRPSIPDSLPVIGRASGADNAFLAFGHGHLGLTLGPLTGRLIAEMIAGKIPEWDLSAYSPSRFGR, encoded by the coding sequence ATGTCCGACAGACAGGCATTGATTATCGGCGCAGGAATCGTCGGCATCAGTTGCGGACTCTATCTGCAAAAACAGGGTTACCGGGTAACGCTGGCCGATCCCGGAGGTTTGGCCGGCGGCGCATCGTATGGCAATGCGGGTGTGTTGGCAGTCAGTGAATGTCTGCCGCTGGCAACGCCCGAACTCATCCGCCAACTGCCCAAACTTTTATTGGATAAAAACAGCCCGCTGACTCTGCGTTGGTTGTATGCACCGAAAATGACGGCTTGGTTTTATCGTTTTTTAAAAGCCGCCAAACCGCAGCAAGTTGCCCGTGCGGCCGAACATTTGAGCTTGCTGCTGCAACATTCTGCTACTGCACACGATGAGTTGGCACAATGGGCGGATTGCCGGGACAGGATACGCCAAACCGGGTGGATTAAAGCATTCGAGCATGAGCATTCGTTTCAAGCAGCGAAAAGTGATTTTCGTATGATGGAAAAATATGGTGTCCGCTGCGATTATCTGAATGCTGCTGCATTGCAGGCACAGCAGCCGAATCTTGCGCCGATATTCAAACATGCAGTCAACAACAGTGATTGTCGGCAGATTATTAATCCGGGTGGTTATGTGCGGCATTTGGGTGAACATTTCCTGCAAAACGGCGGACGGCTGCTGCTGACCGAAATTGATGCGTTACAAGTGAAAAACGGTACGGTTCAGGCGGCATGCAGCCAAACCGAGCAGTATCGTGCCGATGTGTTTGTGATTGCCGCCGGTGCCTGGTCGAAAAAACTCAGCAGCGATGTCGGAACCTATGTGCCGCTGGATACCGAACGCGGCTACCATATTGAGTTTGCGGCAGATGATACCCGATTGGCGGATGCACCGGTTTTTTGGGCGGAACAGTCGGTCGTGATGTCGCCCGGCGGCGGTAAATTGAGGGTAACCAGCAGCGTGGAATTTGCCGGCTTGCAACGCAGGGCGGATTTCAGAAAATTAACTGCTCAAATTGCCGATATACGCCGCAGCCACCGCCACTCTTTGGGCGAAGTGGTCGGGCAGTGGTTGGGTTTCAGACCTTCCATTCCTGATTCGCTGCCGGTAATCGGCAGGGCTTCGGGGGCAGACAATGCGTTTTTGGCATTCGGGCACGGCCATTTGGGTCTGACCTTGGGGCCGCTGACAGGACGCCTAATTGCCGAAATGATTGCAGGAAAAATACCGGAATGGGATTTGTCGGCGTATTCGCCTTCCCGTTTTGGCCGCTAA
- a CDS encoding MFS transporter, with protein MPTQKVSNRVLLASLIGSSIEWFDYFLYGTVAALVFNQLFFPAEDPTVGTMLAFASFALSFFIRPFGGILFSHIGDKIGRKQTLVLTLSLMGGATVLMGLLPTYQAIGIAAPVLMVTLRLIQGLGIGGEWGGAMLLAVEYASNEKRGYFGSVPQMGVTVGMLLATLALTAMTALPDDQFLSWGWRVPFVLSAVLVFLGLWIRKGIDETPAFKKNKAEGKVVAVPLFETLRHHKREVLIAVGAKFVETAPFYIMSTFIVFYATSELGFSRTQVLNAVTIATIITTFLIPVMGALSDKIGRKTVYTGGVLLMMVYAFPYFWLLQSKTFIGLICATVLGLGVIWAPTTAVLGTMFSEIFKSNVRYTGITLGYQIGAALAGGTAPLVATFLLKTFNGSYVPIACYIIITGIISLIAVRAADDYANQPLEE; from the coding sequence ATGCCTACACAAAAAGTATCCAACCGCGTATTGCTCGCCAGCCTGATCGGCAGTTCCATCGAATGGTTTGACTATTTCCTCTACGGCACTGTTGCTGCTTTGGTATTCAACCAACTGTTTTTCCCGGCCGAAGACCCAACCGTCGGAACCATGCTGGCATTTGCTTCATTTGCCCTATCTTTCTTCATACGTCCTTTTGGCGGAATCCTGTTCAGTCATATAGGTGACAAAATCGGCCGCAAACAAACTCTAGTACTGACCTTGTCTTTAATGGGCGGAGCAACCGTACTGATGGGACTGTTACCGACTTATCAGGCCATCGGTATTGCTGCACCGGTTCTGATGGTTACATTGAGACTAATACAGGGTTTGGGCATCGGCGGTGAATGGGGTGGCGCTATGTTGTTGGCGGTAGAATATGCCTCAAATGAAAAACGGGGCTATTTCGGCAGCGTACCGCAAATGGGCGTAACAGTCGGTATGCTATTGGCAACTTTGGCACTTACCGCAATGACTGCCTTACCCGACGATCAGTTTTTATCGTGGGGCTGGCGCGTACCCTTTGTTTTGAGCGCAGTATTGGTTTTTCTCGGCCTATGGATACGTAAAGGTATTGATGAAACTCCTGCATTTAAGAAAAATAAAGCCGAAGGGAAAGTGGTTGCTGTACCTTTATTTGAAACCCTGCGCCACCATAAACGGGAAGTTCTGATTGCAGTTGGTGCCAAATTTGTCGAAACCGCACCGTTTTACATCATGTCGACCTTTATCGTGTTCTATGCCACCAGCGAACTTGGTTTTTCACGGACACAGGTACTCAATGCCGTAACCATCGCTACCATTATCACTACTTTTCTGATTCCGGTAATGGGCGCACTGTCCGATAAAATCGGCCGTAAAACCGTATACACCGGCGGCGTATTATTGATGATGGTCTACGCCTTTCCCTATTTCTGGCTGCTACAAAGCAAAACCTTTATCGGCTTAATCTGCGCCACAGTGTTGGGGCTGGGTGTGATTTGGGCACCGACAACCGCCGTATTGGGAACGATGTTTTCTGAAATTTTCAAAAGCAACGTCCGTTATACCGGCATTACCTTAGGCTATCAAATCGGCGCTGCTTTAGCCGGTGGTACTGCACCGTTGGTAGCAACCTTCCTGCTCAAAACATTTAACGGATCATATGTACCGATTGCCTGCTACATCATCATTACCGGCATCATTTCCCTGATTGCCGTCCGTGCGGCGGACGACTATGCCAACCAACCGTTGGAGGAATAG
- a CDS encoding helix-turn-helix domain-containing protein, protein MKSHSNIQAAENDSFLAEQLHRLRKERQLTLQQLSQKSGISVSTLSKIEKGQLSPTYEKIAALARGLDIHVADLFYEENHTIPNGRLTVTRAGSGRIHSTAQYDYRMLCAELTNKQFVPLLTTVKAHNVKEFPSLLQHDGEEFIYVISGSLTIHTDFYQPIELGSGDCCYFDSSMGHACIAGEEDTQILWVCSHTTITPK, encoded by the coding sequence ATGAAATCCCATTCAAATATACAAGCAGCAGAAAATGACAGCTTCTTGGCCGAACAACTGCACCGCCTGCGCAAAGAACGCCAACTGACCCTGCAACAACTTAGTCAGAAAAGCGGCATTTCTGTTTCGACCTTATCTAAAATAGAAAAAGGCCAACTCTCACCAACCTACGAAAAAATCGCTGCACTCGCACGAGGACTTGATATTCATGTAGCCGATTTATTTTATGAGGAAAATCATACGATTCCCAACGGCAGGCTGACGGTTACCCGTGCCGGCAGCGGCCGTATCCACAGCACCGCCCAATACGATTACCGTATGCTGTGCGCCGAACTGACCAATAAGCAGTTTGTGCCGCTGCTGACCACGGTTAAGGCACACAATGTAAAAGAATTTCCCTCACTGCTGCAACACGACGGAGAGGAATTTATTTATGTTATCAGCGGCTCGCTGACCATTCATACCGATTTCTACCAACCGATTGAACTCGGCAGCGGCGACTGCTGCTATTTCGACAGCTCAATGGGGCACGCCTGCATCGCCGGTGAAGAAGATACACAAATCTTATGGGTATGTTCGCACACCACCATCACACCGAAATAA
- the brnQ gene encoding branched-chain amino acid transport system II carrier protein, whose amino-acid sequence MRVLTFRQFITLSFFLFAMFLGAGNIIFAPVVGQSAGSHTWLAMSGFLITGVGLVLLAIITLALSGGAVEKLAGRIHPVFAVVFSVALFLVLGPVYVLPRTGAVVYEVAVTPFVGQAEEGAFNLPLLVFSLLFFVLTVYLTADIGKLVRRVGEIITPVFVGLLLIIVAVSFFRPLGEIAEPTGVYINQAFGKGFTQGYFTMDVLAAFVFGKIFLDATARTGIAAEKLSGIFIKCGIFSMLALAFVQVSLAWLGATSVGQLGVSANGGQALTGIVGLLLGDLGVVVLAVVIFLTGLTTAIGCLSAVSEYFSRLFTALSYKQWVVVFGAISFAVTNFGLTKILQLSSPLLYILYPISITLIVLVLGNRWFGRKSVYLGAVAGAALMGVVDGLQEAGVLPPAVHQWLGNTLPFYSEGMGWILIALVGGIIGLVAEKTGRLKPVFFQNEKI is encoded by the coding sequence ATGCGAGTTTTAACGTTCAGACAGTTTATAACGTTGTCGTTTTTCTTATTCGCCATGTTTTTGGGGGCGGGCAATATTATTTTTGCGCCCGTTGTCGGGCAAAGTGCGGGCAGCCATACTTGGTTGGCGATGTCGGGTTTTCTGATTACCGGTGTGGGTTTGGTATTGCTGGCGATTATCACGTTGGCGCTTTCGGGTGGGGCGGTTGAAAAACTGGCAGGCCGGATTCATCCGGTGTTTGCGGTTGTATTTTCAGTTGCCCTGTTTCTGGTGCTGGGGCCGGTTTATGTTTTGCCGCGCACCGGAGCCGTGGTATATGAAGTGGCGGTTACACCGTTTGTCGGGCAGGCGGAAGAAGGGGCATTTAATCTGCCGTTGTTGGTTTTTTCGCTGCTGTTTTTTGTGTTGACGGTATATCTGACTGCCGATATCGGTAAATTGGTGCGCCGTGTGGGCGAAATCATCACGCCGGTATTTGTCGGATTGTTGCTGATTATTGTGGCGGTTTCCTTTTTCAGACCTTTGGGCGAAATCGCAGAGCCGACCGGTGTCTATATCAATCAGGCGTTTGGTAAGGGTTTCACACAAGGCTATTTTACGATGGATGTATTGGCGGCATTTGTGTTTGGCAAAATCTTTTTGGACGCTACCGCCCGAACCGGCATTGCTGCTGAAAAACTGTCGGGTATTTTTATCAAATGCGGCATTTTTTCCATGCTGGCGTTGGCATTTGTGCAGGTATCGCTGGCGTGGCTGGGTGCGACCAGTGTCGGGCAGCTTGGCGTTTCTGCCAACGGCGGACAGGCACTGACCGGTATAGTCGGCCTGCTTTTGGGTGATTTGGGCGTGGTAGTGTTGGCAGTCGTGATTTTTCTGACCGGCCTGACAACGGCAATCGGTTGTTTGAGTGCCGTGAGTGAATATTTCAGCCGCCTGTTTACTGCATTGTCGTACAAACAGTGGGTGGTGGTATTCGGTGCCATCAGTTTTGCCGTTACCAATTTCGGGCTGACAAAAATTTTGCAGCTTTCCTCGCCGTTGCTCTATATTCTGTATCCGATTTCGATTACCCTGATTGTGTTGGTTTTGGGCAACCGTTGGTTTGGTCGGAAATCAGTGTATCTCGGTGCCGTTGCGGGAGCAGCGCTGATGGGTGTGGTAGATGGTTTGCAGGAGGCAGGCGTGCTGCCGCCGGCAGTTCACCAATGGCTGGGTAATACGCTGCCGTTCTATTCCGAAGGTATGGGCTGGATTTTGATTGCCTTAGTCGGCGGTATTATCGGGTTGGTTGCGGAGAAAACAGGCCGTCTGAAACCGGTATTTTTCCAAAACGAGAAAATTTAA
- a CDS encoding ornithine cyclodeaminase family protein, which translates to MKIFDRTSTAAAMAFAGLIAAIKTIFTEGCQVPRRHIHALDSDDSAATLLIMPAWQKNRYLGIKHVTIYPENSQKYGLAGLHSTYTLFDANNGVPLAVLDGNVITCRRTAAASALAADYLARKDASKLLIVGSGNVARELAQAYAAVRKLSRVQIWNVRQDRAETLAEELRQQGFAAEAVGNLAEAVADNDIISCATLSGQPLVLRKWVKPGSHIDLIGSFKPDMRESDDAMFADTSVFVDTSEALDKSGDLLSPMAAGVFARENVQADLEALCQGRHSGRKSDDEITVYKAVGAASEDLAAAVLVYESQNGA; encoded by the coding sequence ATGAAGATTTTTGACCGGACTTCTACTGCCGCCGCTATGGCGTTTGCCGGGTTGATTGCGGCGATTAAAACCATTTTCACCGAAGGCTGCCAAGTACCGCGCCGACATATTCATGCGTTGGACAGCGATGATTCGGCAGCAACCTTGCTGATTATGCCTGCATGGCAGAAAAACCGTTATCTGGGTATCAAACACGTGACGATTTATCCTGAAAACAGTCAGAAATACGGTTTGGCGGGGTTGCATTCGACTTATACACTGTTTGATGCGAATAATGGTGTGCCGCTGGCAGTGTTGGACGGTAATGTGATTACCTGCCGCCGTACGGCCGCCGCTTCGGCTCTGGCTGCCGACTATCTTGCCCGAAAAGACGCTTCCAAGCTGCTGATTGTCGGATCGGGCAATGTGGCACGGGAATTGGCGCAGGCGTATGCGGCAGTACGCAAATTGTCGAGGGTGCAGATTTGGAATGTCCGCCAAGACCGTGCCGAGACATTGGCGGAAGAGCTGCGTCAGCAGGGCTTTGCGGCGGAGGCCGTTGGCAATTTGGCGGAGGCGGTAGCGGATAACGATATTATCAGTTGCGCCACATTGTCGGGGCAGCCGCTGGTTTTGCGCAAGTGGGTCAAACCGGGCAGCCATATCGATTTAATCGGCAGTTTCAAGCCGGATATGCGCGAATCCGATGATGCCATGTTTGCCGATACGTCCGTATTTGTCGATACCTCTGAGGCCTTGGACAAATCAGGCGATTTACTCTCACCGATGGCAGCCGGCGTGTTTGCCCGGGAAAACGTACAGGCAGATTTAGAGGCTTTGTGTCAGGGCAGACATTCGGGTCGGAAATCTGATGATGAAATTACGGTTTATAAAGCAGTGGGTGCGGCTTCTGAGGATTTGGCGGCAGCGGTGCTGGTTTATGAATCGCAAAACGGAGCATAA
- the cas2 gene encoding CRISPR-associated endonuclease Cas2, translating to MLMLITYDIALDDPQGQARLRRIAKHCLDYGVRVQYSVFECDIAPDQWVVLKEKLLKTYNPETDSLRFYHLGSKWRRKVEHHGAKAAVDVFQDTLIV from the coding sequence GTGCTGATGCTGATTACTTACGATATTGCTTTGGACGACCCGCAAGGCCAAGCGCGCCTGCGCCGTATCGCCAAACATTGCTTGGACTACGGCGTGCGCGTGCAATATTCGGTGTTTGAGTGCGATATTGCACCCGACCAATGGGTTGTTTTAAAAGAAAAATTGTTGAAAACCTATAACCCCGAAACCGACAGCCTACGCTTTTACCATTTGGGCAGCAAATGGCGGCGCAAGGTAGAACACCATGGCGCAAAAGCGGCGGTGGACGTGTTCCAAGATACGCTGATTGTGTGA
- a CDS encoding LysR substrate-binding domain-containing protein produces MRTFRDAAKRGLGLGYVPQDMVEGELARGELIQVLQPFSHTFTGFHLYYPHRNVSYALRCVIDYLKVWPV; encoded by the coding sequence CTGAGAACTTTTCGGGATGCGGCAAAGCGTGGGCTGGGTTTGGGCTATGTGCCACAAGATATGGTGGAAGGCGAACTGGCTCGGGGCGAGCTTATTCAGGTGTTGCAACCCTTTAGCCATACGTTCACTGGCTTTCACCTGTATTACCCACACCGCAATGTGTCTTATGCCTTAAGGTGCGTGATTGATTATTTGAAGGTGTGGCCTGTGTAA
- the putA gene encoding bifunctional proline dehydrogenase/L-glutamate gamma-semialdehyde dehydrogenase PutA, producing MFHFAHQQQSALRDAVTRAYRRDEIEAVQDMLQQAQMTDEERRAADGLARRLVTQVRTSRTKASGVDALMHEFSLSSEEGVALMCLAEALLRIPDKATRDKLIADKLSDGNWKQHLNNSPSLFVNAAAWGLLVTGKLTVKSDEQTLGAALTRMMGKGGAPLIRKGVDYAMRLLGKQFVTGQTIEEALQNGKEREKMGYRFSFDMLGEAAYTQADADRYYQDYINAIHAIGKDAGAAGVYEGNGISVKLSAIHPRYVRAQHKRVMEELLPRLKALYLLGKQYNIGINIDAEEANRLELSLDLMEALVSDPDLAGYNGIGFVVQAYQKRCPFVIDYLIDLARRNNQKLMIRLVKGAYWDSEIKWAQVDGLNGYPTYTRKVHTDISYLACARKLLAAQDAVFPQFATHNAYTLAAIYQMGKGKDFEHQCLHGMGETLYDQVVGEKNLGRRVRIYAPVGTHETLLAYLVRRLLENGANSSFVNQIVDEKISIDELIRSPFDTVAEQGIHLHPALPLPRDLYGKGRLNSQGLDLSNEHILQTLQEQMNQAAQQHFQTASLVNGESRSVTAGQPVRNPADHSDVVGTVSFADAALAHEAVAAAVAAQPQWNATPAAERAACLRRIADLFEQNMPVLMMLAVREAGKTLNNAIAEVREAVDFCRYYADEAEQTLPQNSQSLGTVAAISPWNFPLAIFTGEVVSALAAGNTVVAKPAEQTSLIAAYAVSLMHQAGIPAAALQLVLGAGDVGAALTQDERIGGVIFTGSTEVARLINQTLAKRADQPVLIAETGGQNAMIVDSTALAEQVCADVLNSAFDSAGQRCSALRILCVQEDVADHMIGMIKGAMNELNVGNPRCLTTDVGPVIDAEAQQNLAAHIAKMKTAAKAYHEIRPSENVDAAQSTFIAPVLFELNNLNELQREVFGPVLHVIRYRADQLDNLIDQINSKGYALTHGIHSRIDATIDHIRSRIEAGNVYVNRNIVGAVVGVQPFGGHGLSGTGPKAGGPFYLQRLSRLQEWVMPTLSKIGQADQTALKRLEDVLHSLPLSADEQKAAAAALGQARIRTLRQAQSILSGPTGERNILSWHAPKRVWVYGGTLAQAFTALTYLAAAGVMTVVGSDSPLAEHADKLNGLLLVSAQPQQAGISHIAALETLPVAIKQTAAATDGPLIRILPSENGLDIVQVFEEISCSINTTAAGGNASLMAMSD from the coding sequence ATGTTCCACTTTGCCCATCAGCAACAAAGCGCTTTGCGCGATGCGGTAACCCGTGCCTACCGTCGTGATGAAATCGAAGCCGTGCAGGATATGCTGCAACAGGCGCAGATGACGGATGAAGAGCGTCGTGCCGCTGATGGTTTGGCGCGCCGTTTGGTCACGCAGGTGCGGACGAGCCGTACTAAGGCCAGCGGCGTAGATGCGCTGATGCACGAGTTTTCGCTGTCGAGCGAGGAGGGTGTGGCGCTGATGTGTCTGGCGGAGGCGTTGCTGCGGATTCCGGATAAGGCAACCCGGGATAAATTGATTGCCGACAAACTTTCAGACGGCAACTGGAAACAGCATCTTAACAACAGCCCGTCTTTATTTGTCAATGCGGCGGCGTGGGGTTTGTTGGTAACGGGTAAGCTGACGGTGAAAAGTGACGAACAAACCCTCGGTGCGGCGCTGACCCGCATGATGGGCAAGGGCGGTGCGCCGTTAATCCGCAAGGGCGTGGATTATGCGATGCGGCTGCTGGGTAAGCAGTTTGTTACCGGACAGACGATTGAAGAAGCGCTGCAAAACGGCAAAGAGCGTGAAAAAATGGGTTACCGTTTTTCGTTCGATATGTTGGGCGAGGCGGCTTATACGCAGGCGGATGCCGACCGTTATTACCAAGACTATATCAATGCGATTCACGCCATCGGCAAAGATGCGGGTGCGGCGGGCGTGTATGAAGGCAACGGTATTTCGGTGAAACTGTCTGCCATCCACCCCCGCTATGTGCGTGCGCAGCACAAGAGGGTGATGGAGGAATTGCTGCCCCGCCTCAAAGCGCTGTATCTCTTGGGCAAACAATACAATATCGGTATCAATATCGATGCCGAAGAGGCCAACCGTTTGGAACTGTCGCTGGATTTGATGGAAGCGTTGGTGTCCGATCCGGATTTGGCAGGTTACAACGGCATTGGTTTTGTGGTGCAGGCATATCAGAAACGCTGTCCGTTTGTGATTGATTATCTGATTGATCTGGCTCGCCGCAACAATCAGAAACTGATGATTCGTCTGGTTAAAGGCGCATATTGGGACAGCGAAATCAAATGGGCGCAGGTGGACGGCTTGAACGGCTATCCGACCTACACCCGCAAAGTACATACCGATATTTCCTACCTTGCCTGCGCCCGCAAACTGCTGGCGGCGCAAGATGCCGTGTTCCCGCAGTTTGCCACCCACAATGCCTACACGCTGGCGGCGATTTACCAAATGGGCAAAGGCAAGGATTTTGAACACCAATGTCTGCACGGCATGGGCGAAACCCTATACGACCAAGTGGTCGGCGAGAAAAACCTCGGCCGCAGAGTGCGGATTTATGCGCCGGTCGGAACGCATGAAACGCTGCTGGCGTATCTGGTGCGCCGACTGCTCGAAAACGGGGCAAACTCTTCGTTTGTCAATCAAATCGTTGATGAAAAAATCAGCATTGACGAATTAATCCGCAGCCCGTTTGACACAGTGGCGGAACAAGGTATCCACCTGCATCCGGCGTTGCCGCTGCCGAGGGATTTATACGGCAAAGGCCGTCTGAATTCGCAAGGTTTGGATTTGAGCAACGAACATATCCTACAGACATTGCAGGAACAGATGAACCAAGCGGCGCAACAGCATTTTCAGACGGCCTCTCTGGTGAACGGCGAAAGCCGCAGCGTTACTGCCGGACAGCCGGTACGCAATCCGGCGGATCACAGCGATGTGGTCGGCACGGTCAGCTTTGCCGATGCCGCTTTGGCGCACGAAGCCGTTGCCGCCGCCGTTGCCGCCCAACCGCAATGGAACGCAACGCCTGCCGCCGAACGTGCCGCCTGCCTGCGCCGCATTGCCGATTTGTTTGAACAGAATATGCCGGTGCTGATGATGCTGGCGGTGCGAGAAGCGGGCAAAACGCTCAACAACGCCATTGCCGAAGTGCGGGAAGCCGTCGATTTCTGCCGCTATTATGCCGACGAAGCCGAGCAGACTCTGCCGCAAAACAGCCAAAGTCTGGGTACGGTTGCCGCCATCAGCCCGTGGAACTTCCCGTTGGCAATTTTCACCGGCGAAGTCGTGTCCGCACTGGCCGCAGGCAATACCGTGGTTGCCAAACCCGCCGAACAAACCAGCCTGATTGCCGCCTACGCCGTATCCTTAATGCACCAAGCCGGCATTCCGGCCGCCGCATTGCAGCTGGTGTTGGGCGCAGGCGATGTCGGTGCCGCATTGACGCAGGACGAACGCATCGGCGGCGTGATTTTCACCGGTTCGACCGAAGTAGCACGCCTGATTAACCAAACCTTGGCCAAACGTGCCGACCAGCCGGTATTGATTGCCGAAACCGGCGGCCAAAACGCCATGATTGTCGATTCCACCGCCTTGGCCGAACAAGTGTGCGCCGATGTACTGAATTCCGCCTTCGATTCGGCCGGCCAACGCTGTTCCGCCCTGCGGATTTTATGCGTACAAGAAGACGTTGCCGACCACATGATCGGCATGATTAAAGGCGCAATGAACGAACTGAATGTCGGCAACCCGCGCTGCCTGACCACCGATGTCGGCCCGGTAATCGATGCCGAAGCGCAGCAAAATTTGGCGGCACACATTGCCAAAATGAAAACCGCTGCCAAGGCATACCACGAAATCAGGCCGTCTGAAAACGTTGATGCGGCACAATCCACCTTTATTGCGCCGGTGTTGTTTGAGCTGAACAACCTCAACGAATTGCAACGGGAAGTGTTCGGCCCGGTATTGCACGTTATCCGCTACCGTGCCGACCAACTCGACAACCTGATCGACCAAATCAACAGCAAAGGCTATGCCCTCACACACGGCATACACAGCCGTATCGATGCCACCATCGACCATATCCGCAGCCGTATCGAAGCCGGTAACGTTTACGTAAACCGCAACATCGTCGGCGCAGTTGTCGGCGTACAACCGTTCGGCGGCCACGGCTTGTCAGGCACCGGCCCGAAAGCCGGCGGCCCGTTCTACCTGCAACGCCTGAGCCGTCTGCAAGAATGGGTTATGCCGACCCTGAGTAAAATCGGTCAGGCAGACCAAACCGCCCTAAAACGCCTGGAAGACGTGTTGCACAGCCTGCCATTGTCGGCAGACGAACAAAAAGCCGCCGCAGCCGCATTGGGTCAGGCACGAATCCGCACCCTGCGCCAAGCCCAAAGCATATTGAGCGGCCCGACCGGCGAACGCAACATCCTGAGCTGGCATGCCCCGAAACGGGTGTGGGTATATGGCGGCACACTGGCACAAGCCTTTACCGCACTGACCTACCTTGCCGCCGCAGGCGTGATGACCGTAGTCGGCAGCGACAGCCCGTTGGCCGAACATGCCGACAAACTGAACGGCTTATTGCTCGTCAGCGCCCAACCGCAGCAAGCCGGTATCAGCCACATCGCCGCACTTGAAACCCTGCCGGTTGCAATCAAACAAACCGCCGCCGCCACCGACGGCCCGCTGATTCGAATCCTGCCGTCTGAAAACGGCTTGGACATCGTGCAGGTGTTTGAAGAAATCTCATGCAGCATCAACACCACCGCCGCCGGCGGTAATGCCAGCCTGATGGCGATGTCGGATTAA
- a CDS encoding LysR family transcriptional regulator, whose translation MNNVNLNDISLFVTVVQAGSFSKAEEITAIPKSRLSRRISELEKNLGTALIGRSKKGVVLNEVGEQFYLKAKEMMQAAQLALDSVQQRLSEPSGLLRMSVSTEIGRGILMHHLAEYRERYPGVRLAVEINNKRVNMIHEGVDIALRVGVIDDENVVARKLTEIKFGLFAHQDYLQKHGTPNSPHELHQHSLLYKYDGIEWQFSHKGHQVHIQPHSSISSNDANFLGKMVTDATGIALLPIFDTMILPNMVQILPEWEIQSVPLYAVYYKNRGAVPTVQSMVAFLREKISA comes from the coding sequence ATGAACAATGTGAATTTAAACGACATCAGCCTGTTTGTTACCGTGGTGCAGGCGGGTAGTTTTAGCAAAGCCGAAGAGATTACCGCCATTCCCAAATCCCGCCTAAGCCGCCGTATCAGCGAACTGGAAAAAAATCTCGGCACGGCGTTAATCGGCAGAAGTAAAAAAGGCGTGGTGCTAAATGAAGTGGGCGAACAGTTTTACCTAAAAGCCAAAGAGATGATGCAGGCGGCACAGCTTGCCTTAGACAGCGTGCAACAACGCTTAAGCGAGCCGAGCGGTTTATTGCGAATGTCGGTGTCCACCGAAATCGGCAGGGGTATTTTGATGCACCATTTGGCTGAGTATCGTGAACGCTATCCTGGTGTCCGCCTTGCCGTGGAAATCAACAACAAGCGGGTGAATATGATCCACGAAGGCGTGGATATTGCCCTGCGGGTCGGCGTGATTGACGATGAAAATGTGGTCGCCCGCAAGCTGACTGAGATTAAATTCGGCTTGTTCGCCCATCAAGATTATCTGCAAAAACACGGCACGCCCAACAGTCCGCACGAATTGCACCAGCATTCGCTATTGTATAAATATGACGGCATAGAATGGCAATTTAGCCACAAAGGACATCAAGTGCATATCCAGCCACACAGCAGTATCAGCAGTAACGATGCCAATTTTCTCGGCAAAATGGTCACCGACGCTACTGGCATTGCCCTGCTGCCAATTTTTGATACGATGATTTTGCCAAATATGGTGCAGATTTTGCCTGAATGGGAAATCCAAAGCGTACCGCTGTACGCCGTGTACTACAAAAATCGCGGAGCCGTGCCGACGGTGCAGAGTATGGTGGCGTTTTTACGGGAAAAAATTTCAGCGTAG